In the genome of Coregonus clupeaformis isolate EN_2021a chromosome 1, ASM2061545v1, whole genome shotgun sequence, one region contains:
- the LOC121576458 gene encoding probable vesicular acetylcholine transporter-B — MDTGGSSGLAKSAAVKLSEMGERTKQFGNAMKAPDHQRRIILVIVCVALLLDNMLYMVIVPIIPDYLADLELEQAEHIHVVIHPNSSINSTMSSAQAKSNRDNLDVQIGVLFASKAILQLLVNPLSGTFIDRVGYDIPLLIGLTVMFFSTCIFAFAENYATLFFARSLQGLGSAFADTSGIAMIADKYTEESERSKALGIALAFISFGSLVAPPFGGILYEFAGKRVPFIVLAVVCLIDGILLLTVIKPFSNRTRDNMPVGTPIYKLMVDPYIAVVAGALTVCNIPLAFLEPTIANWMESTMHSTKWEMGLCWLPAFFPHVLGVYMTVKLASKYPNLQWFYGALGMVIIGASSCTVPACKTFGQLIAPLCGICFGIALVDTALLPTLAFLVDVRHVSVYGSVYALADISYSVAYAMGPIVAGNIVHNYGFVQLNLGMGLVNVLYAPALLLLRNVCQMKPSYSERDNLLVDDDEPEGLDDTMKMEERRGKKKGYSSAGNCLPVVVDENGGFDPFRAQTRASSMESSGPEYS; from the coding sequence TGGATACAGGGGGGTCATCCGGGCTGGCCAAATCAGCCGCTGTAAAACTGTCCGAGATGGGAGAAAGAACGAAACAGTTTGGCAACGCAATGAAAGCCCCTGACCATCAAAGACGGATAATTTTAGTGATCGTCTGCGTGGCTCTTCTTCTAGACAATATGCTCTATATGGTTATAGTCCCGATTATTCCCGACTACCTTGCTGATTTAGAGCTTGAGCAAGCAGAGCACATCCACGTAGTTATACATCCCAATTCTTCAATCAACAGCACAATGAGCTCAGCCCAAGCTAAAAGCAACAGGGACAATTTAGACGTCCAAATAGGAGTACTTTTTGCATCGAAGGCTATCTTGCAGCTTTTGGTGAACCCGTTGTCAGGAACTTTCATAGACCGCGTTGGATACGACATTCCACTCCTAATAGGATTAACGGTCATGTTCTTCTCCACATGCATATTTGCTTTCGCTGAGAACTACGCGACGCTGTTTTTTGCCCGTAGTTTGCAAGGTCTGGGTTCAGCTTTCGCGGACACCTCAGGAATTGCCATGATAGCAGATAAATACACCGAAGAATCGGAGAGAAGTAAAGCCCTCGGTATCGCCCTGGCGTTCATCTCTTTCGGGAGCCTGGTAGCGCCTCCCTTCGGGGGTATTCTGTACGAGTTTGCGGGTAAAAGAGTACCGTTTATCGTTCTCGCCGTGGTTTGCCTTATAGACGGGATTCTGCTCTTGACCGTGATCAAGCCGTTCTCGAACAGGACTAGAGACAATATGCCGGTGGGTACCCCCATCTACAAACTAATGGTTGACCCGTACATAGCTGTCGTGGCAGGTGCCCTAACAGTGTGCAATATCCCCCTGGCCTTTCTGGAGCCCACCATAGCCAACTGGATGGAGAGCACCATGCATTCAACTAAGTGGGAAATGGGATTATGTTGGCTGCCTGCTTTCTTCCCACATGTTCTGGGTGTCTACATGACCGTCAAACTGGCTTCTAAATACCCCAACCTGCAGTGGTTCTATGGAGCCTTGGGCATGGTCATTATCGGGGCCAGCTCGTGCACCGTTCCAGCATGCAAAACATTCGGCCAGTTAATCGCCCCGTTATGTGGCATATGTTTCGGCATCGCTCTTGTGGACACTGCCCTGTTGCCAACACTTGCCTTTCTGGTCGATGTGCGTCATGTGTCCGTGTACGGCAGCGTCTACGCTTTAGCTGACATCTCCTATTCTGTCGCGTATGCCATGGGTCCTATCGTGGCGGGGAATATAGTGCACAACTATGGGTTTGTCCAACTCAACCTGGGCATGGGCCTCGTCAATGTCCTGTACGCACCGGCCCTTCTGCTGCTCCGTAACGTGTGCCAAATGAAACCGTCCTACTCCGAGAGAGATAACCTGTTGGTGGACGATGATGAACCAGAGGGTCTGGATGATACCATGAAGATGGAGGAGCGGAGAGGCAAGAAGAAGGGTTATAGTTCGGCAGGGAACTGCTTGCCTGTGGTGGTGGATGAGAATGGAGGGTTCGACCCGTTTAGAGCACAAACACGTGCCTCTTCAATGGAATCCTCTGGTCCAGAGTACAGTTAA